A window of Bacillus sp. DX3.1 genomic DNA:
ATTATAGACCACTCGGCGGTTCCATTGAACTTGGAGAAAAATCAACCGAAACAGTGATTCGTGAATTTAAGGAAGAGCTTAGCACACAAGTAGAAGTTATAAATTACTTAGGATGTCTTGAAAATATCTTTTATGTAAATGAAGAGATCGGACACGAAATCATTCAATTATATTCTCTTCGTTTTATAGATGCATCGCTATATGAAATCGAAATGATTCCTATACTGAAAGAGGAACCACATGTATATGCAAAGTGGATTCCAATTACAGTATTTCTAAATCAGGAAAAAACATTGTATCCAAATGGATTAGCAGAGTTTCTTACAACAAAAATAAAAGGCGGAACCCTATAGGATCCCGCCTTTTTCAAATATATTAACCAATGTCTCCAAGACGTAATACGTCACGAGCAATCATAACTTCTTCATCAGTTGGAATTACGATTACTTTTACTGGAGAATGAGGGAAGCTGATGAATGCTTCTTCACCGAATACATTGTTACGTTTTGCATCAAAGTACACACCCATAAATTCAAGGCCTTGTAGTACACGCTCACGAATGACAGCACTGTTTTCACCAATACCAGCAGTAAAGATGATTGCGTCAACACCTTTCATACGTGATGCGTAAGAACCGATATATTTATGAATACGGCTTGCGAATACATCTAATGCTACTTTCGCACGGTGATCGCCTTCTTCTTCTTTCGCGATGATGTCACGTAAGTCACTAGAGAATCCAGTAAGACCTAACATACCACTTTTCTTGTTTAACACGTTAACAACTTCTTCTACACTTTGTCCTGTTTTTTCCATAATGTATGGAATTAACGCAGGGTCAATGTTACCAGAACGTGTCCCCATTGTTACACCCGCAAGTGGAGTGAAGCCCATAGAAGTATCGATAGATTTTCCGCCTTCTACAGCTGCAATACTTGCACCGTTACCTAAGTGACAAGAAAGTAAACGTAAGCTTTCAATTGGACGACCTAATAATTCAGCCGCACGCTCAGTTACATACTTATGAGAAGTACCGTGGAAACCGTATTTACGGATGCCGTATTTCTCATAATATTCATATGGTAAGCTGTATAAGAAAGCATCTTCTGGCATTGTTTGATGGAATGCTGTATCAAACACTGCTACTGCAGGTACGTTTGGAAGAACTTCTTGGAATGCTTTAATACCAACGATGTTTGCTGGGTTATGAAGTGGTGCTAAGTCGCTTAATTCTTCGATATCTGCTAATACTTGATCGTTAATTAAAATAGAATCAGCAAATTTTTCACCGCCGTGTACAACACGATGACCGATACCGCCAATCTCATCAAGAGATTTCACGATTCCGTTTTCAGTTAATTTGTTAAGAAGCATATTAACTGCTACTGCATGATCTGGAATATTTGTAACTTCTTTTTGTTTTTCGCCGTTCACAGTAATTGTGAAGATACTATCTTCTAAACCGATACGTTCTACTAAACCTTTTGTTAATACTGTTTCACTTGGCATTTCGAATAATTGGAATTTCAAGGAAGAGCTTCCTGCATTAATCGCGATGATTTTTGACATCTAGTCTTTCGCCCCTTTTTCTCTTGGTAGTTGTGTGGATGAGACCACAAACCGCTCTGTTTTATCTGATTAAAGTCAACAGAAATGAAAACGTTTCACTTCTAGTAACTTTTATACTCACGAGTTTAATTTAAACATCGTACGACATATATTTCAAGTGAAAAAATTGTAACACCAAGAAAAAATATATATTACAGATTCAAAAAAAATTCACTTTTATCGTGTATATATTCAGAGTTGTTGTACACAATACAAAACTGTACTATATAAATAGCTAATACTGTTACACACATAACTATTTATGCGCTGCAAACCAGTTGTTCATTTGTGACATCATATTCTCCATAGCTTTCATATTGGAAAACTTAGGTAATTCCACTAACAACGCTTGTTTTGGCATCGTTACATTCGGACCTTTCTTTTGGAGAACAAATATACTTTTTGCATTTTTTTCGTTTTTAAACATGGAAACAGGAAGCTGCAATAGTCCTTGAATAAAACATGTTTCTTTGAAAAATGCATGAAGTTTCGGTGCTTGGTCACTTTCAAAAATGAAGTTTGGTACTAGGAAAAATAAATAGCCACCTTCTTTTGTATGCTTTACACTTTGCTCAATAAAAAGATGATGCGCATAAGACATACCTTCATCTGCTTTTAAAGTATATTCACTTGCACCAACTTCGTTTGGATAATACCCGATTGGTAAATCACAAACAACTGCATCAACTGGATCAATGTAAAGCGGTGCTAGTCCATCCTGATTGAAAAATTCGATGGATTGTTTTTGTAAATTCGCATTGACTAGGGAAAGTTTAACGAGCAAGTCATCTACATCTACCCCAAATCCACTTACATTTGTGCCTTCTAGGCAGCCATTAAAGATTGTCGTCAATAAATTTCCTGTTCCGATTGCAGGATCTAAAACAGTTATTTCCTTTTGATCTTTCATAAATTTATGGAACAAGTAGCTCATAAACATACCAACTGCATCAGGCGTCATTTCATGATTGGCTTGTACGCCCTCTTTCATTCCTTTTAAAATGGCAAGCTGAAATGCTTTGCGAATTTCTTCGCTTTTATATGTTTCTTCATTAAATTTGCTGTATTCACGATTTAATCGTTCAATTGTCGATTCTGATAATTCTTCTTGTAAGATTGTTCCTTCAAACAGGTTATCTCCCGTTTCTACAAGCGCTTCTAAATATGTTACATCTAATTCTTTACGTAAAATTACGGTAGAAGAATCAAAAATAGAAAATAATGTTTCTACTGTAGAACTCACATAAATTCCTCCTTCTGTCAAATACACATAACTTATATCATACCACAATCTGATTTTTTCCCAAAAGAAAAAGCGACCTCTTTTTAAGAGCTCCCTTTTCAGATTGCATGTTATATCGACGCTTTTCCGAATATATCGACCGTTCGACAATATACAACACATCTTATATAAAAAACGACCTCTATAAGAGGTCGTCTTCATTACTTCGCAGCTTTTGCTGCTTCTAATGCTGCTTCGTAGTTTGGATGGCTTGTGCCTTCGCTTACGTATTCTACGTAAACAATTTTATCGTTGCTGTCTACTACGAATACTGCACGAGCAAGTAAACGAAGCTCTTTCATTACAACGCCATAAGCTTCACCGAAAGAAAGGTCACGGTGGTCAGAAAGTGTTGCTACGTTTTCTAAACCGTTTGCTGCACACCAGCGTTTTTGAGCGAATGGTAAGTCAACGCTAATTGTTAATACTTTTGCGTTTTCAATGCCAGCTGCATCTTGATTAAAACGACGAGTTTGTGCATCACATACACCTGTGTCGATTGATGGTACAACGCTAATTAATTTTACTTCACCTTTGTATGTTTCTAAACTTACCGGAGATAAGTCGTTTGCTAACACTTGGAAGTTTGGCGCTTGATCGCCTACTTTAACTTCTGTTCCAACTAAAGTGATTGGGTTACCTTTAAAAGTTACGTTTGCCACTTAAAAATCCTCCCTTATTTAAACAAAATATGTACACTGTAAATGATAGTTTGTCCCTATGCAGAATGCAAATAAAATCGCTCTATTTACAAAAAAATAAAGAAGCTAACCAATCGATTAGCTTCTTTCCACTACTAAATTTGAAATTCTGGTTCGTCACCTTTACGTTTCTCCATCATTTCTTTCACTTTATCGACAGCTTGCGGTGCTAATTCAATTATTTTATCAATAACATGTGTTTGCTTGTCTAAATGAAGGACTTTCACACCTTCTCCATTTACAACTAAAAATGCAACTGGATTAATGGAAACACCACCGCCGCTTCCTCCGCCAAATGGATGACGGCCAGTGCTTTCTATTTTTCCAAACTCACTCCCGCCAGCTGCAAAACCAAAGCTAACTTTCGAAACCGTTAAAATAACACTTCCGTCTGCTGCTTTAATGGGGTCACCAATAATTGTATTTACATCAGTCATTTGTTTTAAATGCTGCATTGCTGTTGTCATCAATCCTTGAATTGGGTGTTCCATTATATCCCTCCTATGTTTGAACAGATTTTTCTGTCACGCTTGATCGTTGTTTTCTCATAAATACGAGCAATTTCACTGCAGCTGTTACTGTACGATATATATGAAATGACGCTGTTAATTCACATTTCGATGCGAATCCCTTTCCTTGAAAAACAGGTGTAATTTCAAACTCTGGTATACCAATAATATGCATATATTGTCCTATAACTCCGGCCGCCATTCCCTTTGTCGACCAAGCATAACCTGTTACGATTCCAGTGCTAGCTGCATCCCCTGTTCCAATTTGCGAATGCCATCTCCACTTATTGATTTTCACTTTTTTTAGAAAATCTTTAATAATAGTATGGATCTCTTGAAACCTTTTTATCAATTCACCGATCGTATCAAGCTGCGCCATTATTTTATTTTCAACACCGCCATCTTCTTCTGCTTTTCCAATTTTTTGTTCAACCTTTTTTTCCATTTTTTCCATTCTTTCTAAACCATCAAACGTATAGTGAATCATCCATATTTTCAATTGAATTAAACACTGTTTTTCCATTTCTGAATATAAGAGCGTCACCTTGAGCGATATTTTCGACAACAATATAATTAAAATAAGCAATATAACAATCCCAATTCCGATTGCAAGCCACTTCATCCGTACCATCCTTTCATTCCATATCCATTATCGACATGTTTAAATAAGATTAAACAAATTAAAACAAAATTGAATATAGGAATTTTTCTAAAAATAAAGAGGGATTTTGGCATTTTATATCGAAATATACTATTTGAGCATATCATCAGGATGCATTTTTCTCACTGACGATTTATTGCTCTAATGGATACCTATACGAAACCATTAGGACCAGAAAATTTTACTGCAATGGAGGGATACATAATGGCAGATCGTCGCAATTTATTTTTCTTTTATGGTGATGATAAAGCAACACTTATCGAAAAAATGAAGCCAATATATCGTACTTTAGAGGAGAATGGATTTACCATATTAGATCATCCAAAAAATGCAAACGCTATCGTCAGTGTTGGGGATGATGGGACTTTCTTACAAGCCGTTCGTAAAACCGGTTTCCGAGAAGATTGCTTATACGCAGGCGTTTCCACAAAAGATGAAATTTCTTTCTACTGCGATTTCCATATTGACCATGTTGATAATGCCCTTCAAGAAATTACAAAAAATGAAATTGAAGTGCGCAAATATCCAACAATTCAAGTAGATGTTGATCATACTACATCATTCTATTGTTTAAATGAGTTTTCTTTACGCTCAAGTATCATTAAAACATTTGTAGTCGATGTACACGTGGATGATCTATATTTTGAAACGTTTAGAGGCGATGGTTTAGTCATTTCTACACCGACGGGAAGTACCGCATATAACAAATCATTGCATGGTGCAGTTGTCGATCCATTAATCCCATGTTTCCAAGTAAGCGAACTTGCATCTTTAAACAACAACACATACCGTACACTTGGATCACCATTCATTTTAAATCACGAGCGAACATTAACATTGAAACTCGCTCCAGACGGTAACGATTATCCTGTTATTGGAATGGATAACGAGGCACTTAGCATTAAGCAAGTCGAAAAAGCCGTTATTCGCTTAAGTGATAAAGAAATTAAAACAGTAAAACTAAAAAATAATTCGTTCTGGGAAAAAGTACAGAGAACGTTTTTATAAGAACAAAATAAAGATTGCCGGGAAATCCCCCGGCAATCTTTATTTTGTGTATACAACTTGACCATCTATCACCGTCATCTCAGCTTGTACATCTTTTATTTCTTCTGCCTCTATTTCAAATATATTACGATTAAGTATTGTAAAATCCGCTTCATATCCTTTTACAATTTTCCCGCGCTTGTTTTCTTTTCCAATTGCATATGCACTTCCAGTCGTAAATAAGGAAACAGCTTCAAATACCGATAGTCTTTCTTCTTGTATGTAACATGTTCCATCAATAAAACTTTTCCGCGTTACCGCACTATAGATTCCTAAAAGCGGATTTACTTGTTCAATTGGTGCATCTGATCCACCGCTGCAATGTAGTCCTGCACCGAGAAGTGTTTTCCAGGCATACGCATACCGAAGACGACGCTTCCCTAATTTTTCAATAACTGATGGAAAGTCAGACGAGGCAAATACAGGCTGAATGTCGACAATGACTTGTAAATGTTTCATACGCTCGATTAACGCTTCACGAGCAAGCTGACAATGGATAATGCGGTCACGCAATCCTTCTTCTGGAGGATATAATTCTAACGCATCGATTACATATTGAAGCGATAAATCACCGATTGTATGAATCGCAACTGGCATATGTAAATTACGAGCCTTTTTCACTAATTCCGCAAGCTCTTCACGAGAAAAAATCGCCACGCCATTTGTTTCCTTCGCATCTTCATACGGCTCGCTTAATAGCGCTGTTCGTCCGCCTAAGGAACCATCTGAAAAAATCTTCATCGCTCCAAATTCAATATAATGCTGGTTCTCATATTCTTTTCGTTCCTCTGCTACCTTATGGTGTACAAGCAAATGAGCTTTAAATGGCAGTTCCTTTATTACGTGTGAAAAGGCGTTATATGTTTTTTGAAAACCACCGTAATAGTTTAAATCTTCGGTATGTCCTCCTACTAGACCATATTTCCAACAATCTTGAACCGCTGTTTGCAATGCTCTTTGTAAATACGCTTCATTGATTTCAGGCTGAATGTGCTTAATTAAATCTTGTGCTTGTTCATATAACAGTCCCGTCAGCTCATTGGATGAGCCACGACCAACCTTCCCGCCCTTTGGATCTGGCGTTTCTGATGTTATCTTCGCTTTTTCTAGTATATAAGAATTTACCCATGTAACGTGGCGACAAACGCGCTTTAATAAAATTGGATGCTCTTTAGAAATAGCATCTAAATCACGTACATGGACACTTTTTGTATCCGTGAAATTATTTTCGTTCCAGCCTTCGCCAATAATCCATGTATCCTCTGTCGTTTCTTTCACTCGCTCTGCGACAAGCACAAGCATTTCCTGATAAGATGTACAAGAAGAGACATCTAACCGAAGCAGTCTCTCTCCATGTCCAATGAGGTGCATATGACTATCAACAAGACCTGGAATCATCGTTTTCCCCTCTAAACGCTGCACTTTTTCAGGCTGATAACGTCTCTCTAAGTCCCCTTTATTACCTGTATCAATAATAACCCCGTCTTCCACATAAACCGCTTCCACTTTTTCCTTCTCTTCCTGCATCGTATAAATATTTCCGCCGTGCCAAATCTCCCCCATCTTCTCATCTCCTTTTCTTTTTAGTTTACGAAATTGAAGCAAAGAAAAAAAGCAGATAATCCTCCTATAAATCGAAACTTTAATTAGTAGGAATTTTCTTCGTCTCTCATGAAATATATTTGCCTTTACTGCATTTTGAGGTGAAGCCATTACTGCTCTCAATTTGACCTATAAAACACTCGACACCTGGTTAATTGAAGAAGAACGATAACTTTACATACAAAAAAAGCACCACTTTGAGTAATATGGTGCTTTTTAAAAAGAGAATTAATTATTATCAGCAACAAGTGTTGAAATTTGCCATTCCATGCCAAATTTATCTTTTACTTGTCCATATGATGGGCTCCAGAAAGTTTCCTGAAGTGGCATTACTACTTGACCACCATCTTGTAATTTTCCAAATACTTCTTTGGCTTTTTCTACATCGCTGATTCTGATTGCTATCGTTACTTGTGATCCAGTTTCGTATGGTTGACCTGGGAATGTATCAGAAATCATAAGATCAGTGTTACCAACTTTTAAATGCGCATGTAAAATACGGTCTTTCGCTTCATCTGAGATAGGGTATTCTGGATTTTCAGGCATTTCTCCAAAAGTTTGAATGACTTCAACTTT
This region includes:
- a CDS encoding NUDIX hydrolase, which translates into the protein MYPRAKAFGIILHNERILVQKYLMESETYYRPLGGSIELGEKSTETVIREFKEELSTQVEVINYLGCLENIFYVNEEIGHEIIQLYSLRFIDASLYEIEMIPILKEEPHVYAKWIPITVFLNQEKTLYPNGLAEFLTTKIKGGTL
- a CDS encoding acetate kinase, producing the protein MSKIIAINAGSSSLKFQLFEMPSETVLTKGLVERIGLEDSIFTITVNGEKQKEVTNIPDHAVAVNMLLNKLTENGIVKSLDEIGGIGHRVVHGGEKFADSILINDQVLADIEELSDLAPLHNPANIVGIKAFQEVLPNVPAVAVFDTAFHQTMPEDAFLYSLPYEYYEKYGIRKYGFHGTSHKYVTERAAELLGRPIESLRLLSCHLGNGASIAAVEGGKSIDTSMGFTPLAGVTMGTRSGNIDPALIPYIMEKTGQSVEEVVNVLNKKSGMLGLTGFSSDLRDIIAKEEEGDHRAKVALDVFASRIHKYIGSYASRMKGVDAIIFTAGIGENSAVIRERVLQGLEFMGVYFDAKRNNVFGEEAFISFPHSPVKVIVIPTDEEVMIARDVLRLGDIG
- a CDS encoding class I SAM-dependent methyltransferase, whose protein sequence is MSSTVETLFSIFDSSTVILRKELDVTYLEALVETGDNLFEGTILQEELSESTIERLNREYSKFNEETYKSEEIRKAFQLAILKGMKEGVQANHEMTPDAVGMFMSYLFHKFMKDQKEITVLDPAIGTGNLLTTIFNGCLEGTNVSGFGVDVDDLLVKLSLVNANLQKQSIEFFNQDGLAPLYIDPVDAVVCDLPIGYYPNEVGASEYTLKADEGMSYAHHLFIEQSVKHTKEGGYLFFLVPNFIFESDQAPKLHAFFKETCFIQGLLQLPVSMFKNEKNAKSIFVLQKKGPNVTMPKQALLVELPKFSNMKAMENMMSQMNNWFAAHK
- the tpx gene encoding thiol peroxidase, whose protein sequence is MANVTFKGNPITLVGTEVKVGDQAPNFQVLANDLSPVSLETYKGEVKLISVVPSIDTGVCDAQTRRFNQDAAGIENAKVLTISVDLPFAQKRWCAANGLENVATLSDHRDLSFGEAYGVVMKELRLLARAVFVVDSNDKIVYVEYVSEGTSHPNYEAALEAAKAAK
- the ytfJ gene encoding GerW family sporulation protein, producing the protein MEHPIQGLMTTAMQHLKQMTDVNTIIGDPIKAADGSVILTVSKVSFGFAAGGSEFGKIESTGRHPFGGGSGGGVSINPVAFLVVNGEGVKVLHLDKQTHVIDKIIELAPQAVDKVKEMMEKRKGDEPEFQI
- a CDS encoding DUF2953 domain-containing protein — translated: MVRMKWLAIGIGIVILLILIILLSKISLKVTLLYSEMEKQCLIQLKIWMIHYTFDGLERMEKMEKKVEQKIGKAEEDGGVENKIMAQLDTIGELIKRFQEIHTIIKDFLKKVKINKWRWHSQIGTGDAASTGIVTGYAWSTKGMAAGVIGQYMHIIGIPEFEITPVFQGKGFASKCELTASFHIYRTVTAAVKLLVFMRKQRSSVTEKSVQT
- a CDS encoding NAD kinase; this translates as MADRRNLFFFYGDDKATLIEKMKPIYRTLEENGFTILDHPKNANAIVSVGDDGTFLQAVRKTGFREDCLYAGVSTKDEISFYCDFHIDHVDNALQEITKNEIEVRKYPTIQVDVDHTTSFYCLNEFSLRSSIIKTFVVDVHVDDLYFETFRGDGLVISTPTGSTAYNKSLHGAVVDPLIPCFQVSELASLNNNTYRTLGSPFILNHERTLTLKLAPDGNDYPVIGMDNEALSIKQVEKAVIRLSDKEIKTVKLKNNSFWEKVQRTFL
- a CDS encoding amidohydrolase; the protein is MGEIWHGGNIYTMQEEKEKVEAVYVEDGVIIDTGNKGDLERRYQPEKVQRLEGKTMIPGLVDSHMHLIGHGERLLRLDVSSCTSYQEMLVLVAERVKETTEDTWIIGEGWNENNFTDTKSVHVRDLDAISKEHPILLKRVCRHVTWVNSYILEKAKITSETPDPKGGKVGRGSSNELTGLLYEQAQDLIKHIQPEINEAYLQRALQTAVQDCWKYGLVGGHTEDLNYYGGFQKTYNAFSHVIKELPFKAHLLVHHKVAEERKEYENQHYIEFGAMKIFSDGSLGGRTALLSEPYEDAKETNGVAIFSREELAELVKKARNLHMPVAIHTIGDLSLQYVIDALELYPPEEGLRDRIIHCQLAREALIERMKHLQVIVDIQPVFASSDFPSVIEKLGKRRLRYAYAWKTLLGAGLHCSGGSDAPIEQVNPLLGIYSAVTRKSFIDGTCYIQEERLSVFEAVSLFTTGSAYAIGKENKRGKIVKGYEADFTILNRNIFEIEAEEIKDVQAEMTVIDGQVVYTK
- a CDS encoding VOC family protein, which gives rise to MILGINPYLVLNGNGQEAVKFYENALDAKVEVIQTFGEMPENPEYPISDEAKDRILHAHLKVGNTDLMISDTFPGQPYETGSQVTIAIRISDVEKAKEVFGKLQDGGQVVMPLQETFWSPSYGQVKDKFGMEWQISTLVADNN